The genomic window tcctgccctcctccccctccaAAGCCCCAGAACTTGGCCAATGCTGTTAGTCCGGGGCCTTCTGCCAGGACAGGCAAACGGGAAGTGGTCGGCACATTGTGGCGGGCCCTGAAGCTGCCTCCTTCCACAAGGGCAGGTCCATGGGCCTCTCTCCTGGCTCCCGAGCTCCAGGCCTGCTGTTCGTTGAGCATCCCTTGTGTGTGgcatgcccagccctgccccacatGGGTCTGCACACTTGCTATGGAGGCTGGGAGAGTTGCAGTGTCCCCTAGGTGGAAGGCCGAGGGCTGGTGCGGGGCACTTGCTGTCCGGAGCCGTTCTTCCTGCCCATGCCTTCGTGACTCCAGGTGGCAGAGCCCCTGTGCTCTCTGCATGCCCCCATGCTCAGGAACCACTTTTCCCGGTCAGTAGTTCCATGTGGGTCTGATTAGTCTCAGGAGAGTTCCTCTGCGGCCGTGGCACCAGCAGGACTTGGCACTCAGCAGCTGTGTGGAGGTGGGGTGCCAAGGGTGCCATGCCTTGAGCAGATACACGGGCTCCTgtggttgggggttgggggtttgGGCTCCTCAGAGCCTGTGCAACTCTCCCGGCTCCAAAGGCTGCAGAGTGAGGGTCAGCCTCCTGGACCTAGCCTGAGGATACAGGCAGTGGCCAGGAGAGCATACCACAGGTCAGGCAAAAGCTGGTGCCAGGGCCGAGGCTGGAGGGCGGGGGCATCGGAGGTCAGTGAGCAGCCCTGCTGGTAGGTGCAGATGAGGAAGCCAAGGCCTGGAAGGGAGAGAGGCTTGTCATGGCCACAGCTATCCCTGGGTGAGGCCTGCCCTCCGCCTGGCCTGTGGTATAGTGCTGGCAGCATGGGTGTCCAGTTCTGTAGGTCCTTACACAGAAAGCCCAGAGGAGATTTTTGCCTGCAAACAGTCTCTGAAATTATGAACCAAGTATCTTAGGAAAGTTGCCAAAGACCATGGTGAGGAAGAACGGGAGTGGAATGTGAACATAGACGGGGGGGCCCTTGAAGCCTACCAGGGGTGGGGAAGGTGGGTCCCACCTGGGGGCAGCACTTCGGGGAGgaaggcaccatgcctggctctttctCTGCATCTGTTCCATCTTGAAGGCCCAGGGCTCCATGCCCAGCATCTGGCCTGGGAGGGCATCTCACAGGCCACAAAGAGATCCTCTTCACTTTGCAAAAAAGGCACTCCAAGTTCTAGAAGACTTACTGTGGTATTGAggattggaatattttcagctGGGGAGCATTttgaactattttctttttaaaaaatgatttatttattttgtagagatggggtcttgctatgttgcccagtctggtttcaaactcctggcctcaagcagtcctccctccttagtctccagattagctgggactataggcatgagtcactatgcccagctctaCTGTCccttaactattttaaagtgtacacttAACACTTGAGAGTAGGAAAATGTGGTCTTTGGCGCTTTCTTTGGAAGCCTCGATCACCCTGGGGCCACACTGGGGCCACCTGTCCAGAAACCCTCATAGATGAGCTGTGGTAAGGGGCCTGATGGAGAGGTTGGTGATGTGGGGATGGGGCTCAGCCCTGCAGTTGTCCCCATGGGCAGCCTCTGTGTGTCCATGCCATGGGGCATTCGGCATGGCAGGAGGGCATTTTAGATCCTGTGCCTCCTGGGCTGGTGGGCCCCGAGGTGAGCTGGGAACATACCCGTGATGCTGGACAAGAGCTGGGGCCTCCATGACCCCGCCTGCCAGGCACCTGAGGGGCTGGGTCCTGCAAGCTCCTGACCTGGCCGCAGCGGGCTACTGCGCACATCGCTAGCCTCCAGAAACAGGGCTGTGAGATCACCGGGCAGTGTCGGGGAGGACGCCCTATGGCTGTAGTCTGACATTCTCTCCCCTTGGCCTGCAGCACAGCAAAGGGAGACGTCATTTGCTACTATGGGAACCGAGGGGAGCCTGATCCTATCGTTTTGACGCCAGGTGAGCCTGCCCTGGCAGCCTGATGGGGTGGGGGACTGTTTCTATGCAGAGGTCACCCTTGTGCTTTTTAGAGACCAGGCACTTGTCATATTACTCTTCTGAGATGACTTTGTGGCCATTTAAGTGCCTTATGGTCTGTGGGCACCTTGCCCTGCACCTGGACACTTCAGAGAGCCCTGGCTCCCTGCTCACCCCCTCCCCATGGGCTTTTCCTGCTGAGCAAGGTGCGCCCCTGTTCTGGGCTTCCCACCGCAGCCCTGCAGCCCAGCCGGCCACCCCCAGCCTCACTTCCTGTGCCGTCCCAGTGTGCCCTGTGCCTGTTCCTTCTCAGAACCTCTGGAGCCATCACCACCTGGGGTTCTTGCCTGGTCTGCTCCCTGACGCACAAGTACACACCCCACTCAAGCCCCACACAGATGCACGCCTCCTGCACCCAGTCCCCAGTCTGATCCCCGGTCCCCATCCTCAGGGCCTCGAGCCCCTCTGCGCCAGGTCACACTCCACGGCTGGGCCCTTCCTGCCCTGGCTCTGCACCACTGCCCAGGCTGTGCCTCCTGCTACATGcccttcctttccccctcctcGGGTGCTGCGATTTCCTGGAAGCTTCCTCTGCCAGTGCCCCAACCTGGAGAGAATGTGTCACATTGCCCCCCTCTGCAGCCATGTTCTGGGAGGGAGGTCTGCATCTTGTCCCAGGTCTGGTGCCAGGACAAAGCAGCACTCCTGGGAAATGGCATTTCCCCTGGGTGCACAAAACTGTAGGGACCATAGCCTAGGTTCCGGGGACTGCTGGCTCACTCACTCCCACACTCGCTGCCCACAGACACTCCTCGCTGGTGGCATCGTGGAACTCTGTGCCTTAAACGCCCGCTCTGGTCCCTCTACTCAAGCTGCTGGCTCACACAGGGTGTTCCGGCGCCTGGGGAGTGTGTCAGTGCCCTTAGCGCCACCCACACCCCTCTGTGAGGGGGCTCCCTCACACCCCTGGCTCCTCTGAAGCTCCATGCCCACGTCACACAgactttcttttgcatttggcaCAAATCACCAAGTGAGGTTGCAGGTCACAGGTGCACACCTTCCCACTGGGTGTACACGGTGGAACTGAAGCCCCAGGCGTCCCTGGAGGGGCCCGAGGGAGATGATAAGCAGTCCCCAGGACAGCTGAGTGGCCCCATCCCACCTGCATCTTAGGGGGCTGGTGGTGCTGACGGGCTCATCATGAGTCCTGTGGTCCTTGCCTGGCCCACACTGGAGCTGGCTTCCAGCTTCCCACGTCTGCCCAGTGATGTTTCATCCACAGATAGGCCCAGCCCCCATTTGCTAGGGTGGTGCCCAGACCCGAACCCCTGGGCTAGTTGGGATCTCCAGAGGAGGCATCTGCCTGGAGGGTGGCTTCCAGTGTGTCCCACCCACTGCCCCCACGCCTACCAGCTGGTGCCCTCTCCTCCACCTGGGGCTTATCCTTCCGGCCACCCTCTGTGACCCTGGTCTTCCCCTCCCTACCTTGGATACAACTGTGGGCAGCCCACCTGAGCTCCCAAGAGCTGGGCAGTGGCACAGACACAGAGACTACCAGCGAGGCAGGGATGTGGCCCCAGAAGGTCCTGAGCTTGCAAAGGATTGTTCTGGCTGTCTCAGCCAGCTCTTGCTGTTCCACCTGCCCCAGAACCTCCGCATCAGTTGAGGGTCGTGGGGTTGGAATGTGTGGCGAAGTAGGTCTGTGGCAGTGGAGTTGGGCCATGCTGAGCCTGTGACTGCCCAGGAGAGAATTGGAAACTAAAAGGTGCAAAAGCAGTCAGAGACTCCCTACCACCCCCTCACTGTGAACATTGGCCCAGCGGCCTCTGGGGCAGTCGCTGTAACCATCCACGTGGCATCCTCGGTTCTCAGAGGCTGAGACCTCCGTGGCTGGAGATGCTTATTTTCTGCTCAGTTGTTGTTCTGTAGAACTTATTTCTGTCTACATCCTGCCTCATCCCTGAGCCTGCCCCACCTGGTccacattgcctttttttttttgataaagttttattgagatatgacTGACTAGCGGCacagttcacccatttaaagtgtatcaTTCAGTAGGTTTCGTTtcattcacagagttgagcaacTGTCATCACTACCTAATTCCAGGACATTTCTTGATCCCCAAAGAAAGCCATACCTGTCAGcagccactccccattccccGTCTCTTCAGCGCCTGCAACctttaatctgctttctgtctctggatttgcctattctggacacttTGTATAAAGGGAATCCTATAATATGTAGTTTAGGGGactgacttttttcacttagtgtTGTCGTCTAAAAACTCACCAGTGgcgaggcacggtggctgacgcctgtaatcctagcactttaggaggccaaggcgggcagatcacgaggtcaggagatcgagaccatcctggctaacacggtgagaccccatctctactaaaaatacaaaaaattagccgggcgtgttggcaggtgcctatagtcccagctacttgggaggctgaggcgggagaatggcgtgaacacaggaggcggagcttgcagtgagctgagatcgcgccactgtactccagcctgggcgacagagtgagattgcatctcaaaaaaaaaaaaaacaaagaaaaactcacCAGCATGGCTAAATGATAGAAAGGAGAGTTTTATTTGCCATATCAGTTTGCAGACCCGGAAGAGAGAGTCTCTAGCATGGACTGAGGTGCTCTCTTTGAAGAGGGGAAGGGCAGTTTGAGTTTTATGCCTCCCAAGGTCCATATCACACAATAGAGTCATACATATTCAGCAGGTTTGGGGAAAAGccatacatatttatgaggggaCCCGAGAACATATGCAATAgataaacatacatgtaacatacatcccatgttcactttggggcagggttttagcattaaaatgaggtaGAATCTGGATCTTTCCATCAGAAGGTGAGCTCTAGGACACAGTTGGAGTGCAGCCTCTATGAACTGCTGAAACTGGCTTATGGTCTGTAGTTGCTTATCAGAAAAGAGTGTTTGAAGGCTGGTTCTCTGTCCAGTCAGGGTTGTGGTGGTCTGGGCTGTCAAGAGTTAGGAGGGTCTGATAACGTGTGTGATCTCTACTGTTGTGAGGGAGTTTATCAAGACTGTGGTTTTTCTTGTAGCTGTAGGAATTTAGGGAGTTGCTGAGACAGCTGCCCTGAACCCTCGAGCCAGTTGGtactttttgtttcttccctttatccattaatggacacttgagttttttccaccttttggctgttggaAACAGTGCTGCTCACAGTGTGACCTCACAGCATTTGTGTGGTCATATGTTTTTATGGCTCTCATGTGAATACGTAGGAATGGAGTTGTTAAGTCGTATGGTAACcctgtttaaccttttgaggaacatCCAAACTGTTTGCCAAAGCAGCCGCAGCAttatacattcccaccagcagtgtatgcgGGTTGCAGCTTCTCTGAATCCTCACCAAAACTTGCTATGTTCTGTGTTTTTGATGATAGCCACGATAGTGGGTGTGAAGTTGTGTGGACTCGTGGTTTggtttgcgtttctctgatggctatGATGTTGAGCAGCTATTCTCATGctcgttggccatttgtatgtcttctttggagaaatggttaTTCAGACTGGGTTGTCTTTTTGAGTTATAGGAGTGACTTATACATTCATTCTAGCTACAAGTCTCTTATTTAAAGCACAAAGCTTAAAATTTTTAAGTCctatgtctctctctttttttttcttttgttgctcatgcttttggtttcttatctaagaaaccattgcctaatctaAGGTCATGAAGCTTTCCCCAATACTTTCTTCTTAGAGTTTTATAGCTTTTGCTCTTTCACTTAGGTCTTTGGTTTGACTTaagttaactatttttttttttttgagacagggtctggctctgtcacccaggctggagtgcagtggtgcagtcatggcccACTGCActgtcaacctcctgggcttaagagatcctcccagccgggcgcggtggctcacgcctgtaatcccagcactttgggaggccaaggcgggtggatcacaaggtcaggagatcgagaccatcctggctaaaccggtgaaaccccgtctctactaaaaatacaaaaaattatccaggcgtggtggcgggtgcctgtagtcccagctacgtgggaggctgagacaggagaatggcgtgaacccgggaggtggagcttgcagtgagccgagattgcgccaccgcactccagcctgggcgacagagtaagactccgtctcaaaaaaaaaaaaaaaaaaaagagatcctccctcccaagtagctgggactgcagatgtgtgccaccatgttcagctaacttttatgttttgtagagataaggcctcactattttgctattttgccgaggctggtcttgaactcctgggctccagtgatcctcctgccccagcctcccgatgtgctgggattataggagtgagccacctctcTTGACCtgagttaacttttgtgtatGGTGTCAGGTAGAGTCCAACTCCCTTCTTTGCCCATGACTATGCAGTTCAATGGTCTTCCATGTTGTTCATGATGGAAAAAGCACTGTGACACCTGGGGCTGGCGGCTTGGCTCTGGGGGCCCCAGCAGAGCCAGGCTGTCTCCCTGGGAAATGCCTCGGCCAAGATATTCTCCTGGAAGTCTGACAGGGAGAGGGTGGTGTCTTGGTCTCCCTGGTGCATCATTTGGGGTGCTTGGCTCCCATCAAGCCCACCCCTGCTGCCCTGGCCTCTAGAGAAGAGCCTCTGAGGTGAGGTGCTTCTCCACCTCAAGTCCCTGCCCTTCACTTTCTGTGACATGAGAAACCCTTTTCCTGTTGGCCATGCCTTCTGCCAACACTCTGGGAGCTTGTTCAGAGTCTGTGCAGAGCCCCCCGGCTCTCCTAACCTGGGGCCTGGCTGGTACGCAGAGGTGGGCCATGCTCTGCTGAGGCCCAGCCTACACCTGTGCCCACTGTGTGGCGCTGTTGGGGGTTCCCCAAACAGGGACATGATTGTGGTGGGTGCCTCCTGGCCTCTGGTGGCTAATTCTCCCACTCTTGAACTTCTCAGGTGGCCCCCCAACCTGGCGTGAGGTGAAGAGGTTCCCTCTTGGCTGTCCCCTTTGCCTGTGAGATCTCAGGTTGCTCATTtcttattcatccatccatcgaGGCTGCTGGGCATCTGTGCCTTGTGGTCTCCTGTGGGTGCCCGCTTCCGCCTACTGCTGAGTTCTCCTCTCCTTGCCATGCCATCAGGTCAGGAATGAGCATGGGGAAGGAGCTGGAGCATGGAGCGGCTTGGCCTCAGTCTGGCCTGATTTCATGGTCCCCAGCTGTACCCCGTGTTAGGTGGGTGGCAGGTGGCAATTTGCCCTGACATGGCACAGCAGGGCCTCTGCATGGCCCGCTGATTGCTCCTCACAGGCACCTACGGGCTGAGCAACGCGCTGCTGGAGACTCCCTGGAGGAAGCTGTGCTTTGGGAAGCAGCTCTTCCTGGAGGCTGTGGAACGGAGCCAGGCGCTGCCCAAGGATGTGCTCATCGCCAGCCTCCTGGATGTGCTCAACAATGAAGAGGCGTGAGTGGGCGGGTCCTGCTGGGGTGAGCCCCAGTGTCCCGCCACCAGGGCAGAGGGAAAGGCAGGCCCTGCTGCCCCGGGAGGCCCATGGAAGTGGCCAGGCTGGGTCCCCAGCTGCAGGGAAGCTGATGGATATCCTGTCCTCCCTGCCTGTCCCCTTGAGCCAGCTGAGGTTTCCAACACCAGGGACTTTTGATGACAGAAGatgggcccaggcccaggcccaggcccaggggaGGCTCAGTGCACCCAGAGGCTTGATGCAGCCACGTGGGGCCCAGAGCAGATGGATGCTCCCCTCTGCATGCCGAGAGCTTGTGGGAAGTTCCAGAAGATTCTAGACACTCAGCAAACCCAGGCGGAAGAGACACATCATGGAAATGAGTGGCTAGGGTCAGCACGCTCAGGGTTGATGGGCTTCCCGCAAGCGGTCTGTCCCCAGCGACCCTGGGCTGAGTGCTGGGCAGGGACTTGCAGTTCCGGGAACTGCCTGGGTGTAGGAGCTCCCACCCACTTCCTTGCCCGTAGGCCTCAAGGCCCCTCAGGGGCCAGGCACTGGGGTCTTCGTTGCCCCAGCCGGGGGTCCTGGTGCTTGCCATGCCAGCCTTTCTCCCACTGGGCGAGATGCCCCACCCATCCCTCGCTCCCCACCCAGGTCAGACCACTGCCCTGCCCAGGTGATCCAGCGTCCACTCCCACCCTGTCCAGCTTGCCCCCTTCAGAGAAGCACCCATGGACCATCTCCCACTCCTCCCCCTGGGGCCCCTTTCTGCCCCCTGCCTACCCTCCTTCTCCTCTGGGCCTCTGATAGGCGGCCTCGTCCTTCAGCCTCAGCATCGCTGCCTCACTGGAAGAGCCCCACCTGGGCAtgcccagcagcccctcccagctGTAAGTCCACACAGCCCCCATCAATGTGCCATCTGGGGCAGGCCGAGGACCGGCCCTGGCTGCCCTCACTGATGGCTGGAGCCCCGATGCTAGCTACAATGGCTGGCTTGAGTGGACTTCTGTCACAGAGGCAAATGCCCACAGGGCACCTCTTGGGGCAGGCAGGGAGCTTGTATGTGCCATCTGGGGCCAAAGCTCCACGATTGAGTCATAAGTTAAGGGTAGATGGAGATTTTCCGCCTTGAGCAGAAACGTGGAGGAAACACGCCTGGtgtgtgactcacgcctgtaatcccagcactttgggaagccgaggtgggcggatcacctgaggtcaggaggtcaaaaccaacttggtcaacatggtgaaactctgtctctactaaaaacacaaaattagatggctgggtggtgcacgcctgtaatcccagctgacgGCTGGAGCCCCGATGCTAGCTACAATGGCTGGCTTGAGTGGACTTctgtcaggagaattgcttgaactcgggaggtggaagttgcagtgagccaagatcgtaccattgcgctctagtctgggcgacaagagtgaaactcctcctcaaaaaaagaaaataagagaaaagagaagagaagaggaaaaagaaaagaagaaaagaaacaaccctTGCAGTTCCCCGGCCACTCCCCAGAGCCAGTTAGGCCACCAGGTGGGCTGGGGCTAGACCCGGCTGCGGGCGGGCCACAGAGGGACTAATGGCCACCACTTCTCTCCATCCTGCAGGCAGCTGCCAGACCCGGCCATCGAGGACCAGGGTGGGGAGTACGTGCAGCCCATGCTGAGCAAGTACGCGGCTGTGTGCGTGCGCTGCCCTGGCTACGGCACCAGGTATTGCAGCACCGTGGGTGCGCCACCTCCTATCCCATGTCCCACCTCCCACGCTAGAGGGCCGGCAAAGAAGCCAAGTGCCCATAGCCAGAGCCAGGCTTCTTCCTCGCCTGAGTGGATTCCAGAGCTTCTGCCCTGTCCAGACGCAGCTGCAGGGTGAGCAGATACCACAGGCTCCCGGGGCCCCACAGGCTGGGCTTAAGGAGCCAGTACACAGCCACACAGGGCCAGGATGGCTTCAGGGCTGCCTGCACATTGGTGGATCCCTGCGGGCAAACGCCCCGGCACCATGGCACTAGGCCTGCAGGCTGTACCCTTGGGTGGTGGCTGCTGGCCAGCCTTTCCTGCCTGGGGCTGGCTGGCCCATTGGCAGGTGCAGGGTGTCATTTCCTTCAGCCCCTCCTCTGTCATAGGCTCATCTTCCTGTGTGTGAGGGGAAGGCAAGTGCCAACTCCACTCCCTGGCAGGCCGCATAGCCGCTGGGTCCCACCCCACGGGGTGCACTGCGTATGTGTCTGCCCTGGGAACCAGCCTGTGCTGGGGCTGTTGGGGGATCCAGGGCCACCCTCCGTCTGCAAAGCCCACGGCAGAGAGGGTTGGAGGAGAGGAGAGTGTGCTGAATGTTTGCTTCAGGTGGGCTGGCATGGCCTGGGCAGTGGAAGAGAGGGCACAGGAGGGAAGCCTTCCAGACAGAGGAGGCCTGGGCCCCAAGTGGTCAACAGCTTGACCTCTTGGAAGAACCAAGCATGGCTGTGTCTGGGAACCTGGGCCTCCAAAGGGGAAGTGTGTGGTCAGCCCGCAGGCTGCCCTATGCCTTGGCTCATGCTACACGGGGagagcagggcagggtggggtggtTCCCAGTGAAGGTGGCAGGACTCAGCAAGTGTGGGCCTGTGGAGCCAGCCAAGAGCTCACACGCCACTGATGGCCCCTCATCATCCCCAAGACTGAGGCTGCTGCTCTCTGTGACTTGGCACAGCCTCCAGGCATGGGGTTCCTAACTCTACCTGCCTGCATTCTTGCCCTATTTGTGGCTGTgacaggcagggcagggctgagggACACCAGGTGAACGAGGGCCCCTGCTCTCTTTCAGAACCAACACTATCATCCTGGTAGATGCGGACGGCCACGTGACCTTCACTGAGCGTAGCATGATGGACAAGGACCTCTCCCACTGGGAGACCAGAACCTATGAGTTCACACTGCAGAGCTAACCCCACCTCTGGGCCTGGCCAGTGGGCTCCTGGGGGGCCCTGCCTTGAGGGGCACTGTGGACAGGAAACCTTCCTTTGCCATACTGCATTGCACTGCCCGTGGCTTGGCCAGCATCCCCCGGATCAGGGCCCTGTGGTTTGCGTGTTACCCATCTGTGTCCCCATGCCCAGTTCAGGGTCTGCCTTTATGCCAGTGAGGAGCAGCAGAGTCTGATACTAGGTCTAGGACCGGCCGAGGTATACCATGAACATGTGGATACACCTGAGCCCACTCTTGCACATGTACACAGGCACTCACatggcacacacatacactcctGCGTgtgcacaagcacacacatgcaaGCCATATACATGGACACCGACACAGGCACATGTACGTGCACAGGTGTgctacacatgtgcacacatgcacagttgcacagacacacacacacaggtgcacacacacgaTGCCGAACAAGGCAGAAGGGCGACTCTCACCTCTCATGTGCTTCTGGCCAGTAGGTCTTTGTTCTGGTCCAACGACAGGAGTAGGCTTGTATTTAAAAGCGGCCCCTCCTCTCCTGTGGCCACAGAACACAGGCGTGCTTGGACTCTTGACAAGCAGACCTGCTCCTGCAGAGGAGACAGCCACATTTGGAATTGGGCACCGAGAAGACCTGAGAAAAacccactctctcttttttttttttttgagacggagtcttgctctgtcacccaggctggagtgcagtggcacgatctcggctcactgcaacctccgcctcccaagttcaagcaattctcctgccccagcctcctgattagctgggattacaggcgtgtgccaccatgcccagctaatttttgtgtttttagtagagacggggtttcaccatgttggtcaggctggtcttgaactcctgacgtggtgatccacctgcctcggcctcccaaagtgctgggattacaggcgtgagccaccacgcctggccgaaaaACCCACTCTCATAACAGAAGTGCAGACTCATTGCTAGATTCAGTGCCCTTGAGTGTGCCAGAGGTCCTCTGTGTTTGAGACAATCCTGTGTGTGCCAGGAGGCTCCGTGTGCACCAGGGGCTCTCAGAATCCCGCTTACCCAGCTGGAGACCATGCCTCTGGCAGCCCCATCTCAGCCAGCCctgctctctccctcttccctccaggTGAGGCAAACTTCATAGGAATCTGTACCTGAATGTGAGCTCCTGATAATAAAACTCTGAGGCTTTGGTGAGCGCATTTCGAGGCCTTTCCCTTGTATGCAGGGTGCCAGTGGGAGCTGCTATGTCTCCTGTGCAGCCAGACACCCTGGACGAGGCCCTTCCCACCTCCCCCTTTCCTCACGGCTTCTTCAGCACCACATGTGGATGCCTGTGGGTCAGTCCATCTGTCCATGGGCAGGGGCCGCTGTGAGAGACCCCATGCGCGTGGGATGTGGTAGATGCTGATTATGGGGCCAGCCACCCATACAGGTCTATCAGGTCGCAATGGAGGCCCCACTGGAGCGGGAGGCAGGCTGGCCTGGACTTCTGTTGGATGATGGGGGCCAGGGGATGGTAGGAGGGGCAGGAGAGCAGGTCTGCATCTGTCTCAGCCCCAGGAGCTCCTGGTTTGGGGCCAGCTCTAAGGAGCTTCATCCCTGAGCCTGGCCGAGTATAAGGGGGTCCCGGATATCCAATGCTGAGACCTAGACTTTTCTAAGCCTCTGCACCCAACCCCTAACTTGGCCTTTTCAGACCCATGAGAGTGCAGGGTGGGTGTGGACCTGCGCCAGGGCTTCCCAGCCTGATTGTGACATGATGTGAGTCCACCTAGGGAGGAGCAGGGGCCTCCCCGTCTCTTCCCCTTCTTGCCCAGACCACTTTGCTGGGCTCAGAGCCTTCCATGGCTCACTTTGAACTCAGAAGAGTTTCCCAGCTGCGACCCAGGCTGCACCCCCAGGCctgaggagaaactgaggccccacaTCCCATACGTGTCCTCTGAGTCAGGACAACAGGCTCCCGGCTGGGGGCACTGCCCTTGCTGCCAACACATTCACCTGCCCCAGTGGCTACCATGTCCTGTGCCGGTGACCAGTGCCAGTCCCCAACCTGGATGGTGCCCTGCCCTCATGAAGAGCCCCCCGGATGTTCACCTCTGCCCAGAGACCCGGCCTGCCCAGGAAGAGCAGTCTCTGCTCTTGTGTGGgtccctctgcccccaccctgcccaggGCTCCCCAGCAGCCTGAGGCCCCTAAGGAAGAACAGCCCTCAATGGTGATTCTATTGGTGTTATGAGTTGTGTCCCCAAAGAGATATATCAGTGTCCTGACccacagtacctcagaatgtgactgcatttggagatagggttcTTCCAGGGGTAACCAAGGTAGAATGAGGTCGTTagtgtgggccctaatccaatatgacggctatccttataaaaagaggaacatttaggctggatacagtggctcatgcctataatcccagcaccttgggaggctgaggcaggaggactgcttgagctcaggagttcaagaccagcctggggcaacatgtCGAAAcgctgtgtctaccaaaaaaaaaaaaaaaaaatacaaaaattagctggccattgtgactcacacctgtagtgcgaggctgaggtgggagaatcgcttgaacccaggaggcagaggttgcagtgagccaagattgcactactgcactctgcctgggcaacagagggagactctgtctcaaaaaaacaaaaaaggaagatttgggctgggcgcagcggctcacattgtaatcccagccctttgggaggcc from Homo sapiens chromosome 22, GRCh38.p14 Primary Assembly includes these protein-coding regions:
- the TANGO2 gene encoding transport and Golgi organization protein 2 homolog isoform X7, whose amino-acid sequence is MCIIFFKFDPRPVSKNAYRLILAANRDEFYSRPSKLADFWGNNNEILSGLDMEEGKEGGTWLGISTRGKLAALTNYLQPQLDWQARGRGTYGLSNALLETPWRKLCFGKQLFLEAVERSQALPKDVLIASLLDVLNNEEAQLPDPAIEDQGGEYVQPMLSKYAAVCVRCPGYGTRYCSTVGAPPPIPCPTSHARGPAKKPSAHSQSQASSSPEWIPELLPCPDAAAGTNTIILVDADGHVTFTERSMMDKDLSHWETRTYEFTLQS